From a single Gracilimonas sp. genomic region:
- a CDS encoding putative LPS assembly protein LptD has protein sequence MLTVIKTHMGKYAAGICLFFLMTAPVFAQQTDTTSTAADTSQVQPASSAPGGSSPVPDDAVQFQSSDSLIIDFSKGKKAFLFGSAKVKHTSGELNAGEINMDIENSTVEATTETPEDTLSRPILIRDNDEIKSTRILFNYKTKKGKFEAAQVQVSEGHLIGSKIKNVSESEVFIEDGIYSTCPPEYLYYYIKAKKMKVVDQDELFFSNARLYILDIPYPLIFPFGYVPTDIEKKRSGLLTPTYAFQNQNNRGLGLQNVGWFQYFNDYLTGQVDGDIYTSGTFYLNGRMQYRKTNWYNGSLDIGYSKDRGLEPTDPDFEQRVQKSIGIQHNQTISPYASVSANVNLRTEDYLRRNSYDINDRAETNSRSTMAYNYKHPENLFTFSTNAQLNQNFSNYSTQLSGPSANFRFQTFSPFQNSSSGSGQQRWYETININYDNTLRSRFNYNPIDADSADVTFFEALTDRDLYEEATGNQNYIQAGFQQSASIQIGQLVPSQFLNISAGISGNEYWYPSSIRKSYNADSNRVETDKMYGFEAARDFSTNLNFSTTVYGISNMRIGNLQGFRHTARPRIGFSYRPDFSSERWGYYRTVQTDSLGNTRKYSIFEDEIFSGPGRGEQRSINFSLGNVFETKIVKRDSTGEVTEKNLRFIDNLSLSTSYNFAADSLNLSPLSTSISSNAISGLNLSANASFSFYQTDSLGHEIDRYYIEDGDKLAQLQSFSLSASTSFRGGNGVEVYTPEYRRRYDPYNQSIFNPVDSRFGLEPVPDFRSPWSVSLNFSYSWNYRFNQSPRKRATIRASSISFNLTPKWKFNTNVGYDFIAKEFTPSQFSLTRNLECWNLSFQINPFGEFQYYFFRLSVNSSQIQSLFQKLPVLKNLERSSSPTGAGYGR, from the coding sequence ATGCTTACCGTCATTAAGACACATATGGGCAAATACGCGGCGGGTATTTGCCTGTTTTTTTTGATGACAGCTCCTGTGTTTGCTCAACAGACAGATACGACATCTACGGCTGCTGATACCTCGCAGGTACAGCCGGCTTCCTCAGCTCCCGGGGGAAGTAGCCCCGTTCCTGATGATGCCGTACAGTTTCAATCTTCTGATTCTCTAATCATCGATTTTTCTAAAGGGAAGAAGGCTTTTCTGTTCGGATCAGCTAAAGTAAAGCATACATCCGGGGAGCTAAATGCCGGCGAGATTAATATGGATATCGAAAACTCTACCGTAGAGGCAACCACGGAAACCCCGGAAGACACGCTTTCCCGCCCGATATTAATCCGCGATAATGATGAAATAAAAAGCACGCGCATTCTCTTTAACTATAAAACCAAAAAAGGGAAATTTGAAGCGGCGCAGGTGCAGGTTTCAGAAGGGCACTTAATCGGCTCCAAAATCAAAAATGTAAGTGAGAGCGAGGTTTTTATAGAAGACGGGATATACTCAACCTGTCCGCCTGAATATCTCTACTACTACATCAAAGCCAAAAAGATGAAAGTGGTAGATCAGGATGAGCTGTTTTTTAGCAATGCCCGGCTGTATATACTGGATATTCCCTATCCACTGATTTTTCCATTTGGCTACGTGCCTACAGATATTGAAAAGAAAAGGTCGGGGTTGTTAACGCCAACCTATGCATTCCAAAATCAGAACAACCGTGGATTGGGACTTCAGAATGTGGGGTGGTTTCAGTATTTCAATGATTACCTGACCGGGCAAGTGGATGGGGATATTTACACCTCCGGCACCTTTTACCTGAATGGGCGGATGCAGTACCGGAAAACCAACTGGTACAACGGATCGTTAGATATCGGGTATTCAAAAGACCGGGGTCTGGAACCTACAGACCCTGATTTTGAACAACGGGTGCAAAAGTCGATTGGCATTCAGCATAACCAAACGATTTCACCATATGCGTCGGTATCTGCAAACGTAAACCTTCGGACAGAAGATTATCTGAGAAGAAATTCCTATGACATTAACGACCGGGCCGAGACGAACTCAAGGTCAACAATGGCGTACAATTACAAACACCCGGAGAACCTGTTTACCTTCAGCACTAACGCTCAGCTGAACCAGAACTTTAGCAATTACTCAACACAGCTAAGCGGTCCATCTGCGAATTTCAGATTTCAAACATTTTCTCCTTTTCAAAACAGTTCATCCGGCAGTGGTCAGCAGCGATGGTACGAAACCATAAACATAAACTACGACAACACACTCCGATCAAGATTCAATTATAACCCTATTGACGCCGATAGTGCCGATGTCACGTTTTTTGAAGCACTGACCGACCGGGACTTGTACGAAGAGGCGACCGGCAATCAAAACTATATTCAGGCAGGGTTCCAGCAGTCGGCAAGTATACAAATCGGGCAACTCGTACCCAGCCAGTTTTTAAATATATCTGCCGGCATAAGCGGAAATGAATACTGGTACCCTTCTTCCATTCGGAAATCATACAATGCTGATTCCAACCGGGTGGAAACGGATAAAATGTATGGTTTTGAAGCGGCCCGCGATTTCAGCACCAACCTGAATTTCAGTACTACGGTATATGGAATTTCCAACATGCGGATCGGGAACCTGCAGGGATTCAGGCATACCGCACGACCGAGGATTGGTTTTAGCTACCGGCCGGATTTTAGTTCGGAAAGATGGGGTTATTACCGAACAGTACAGACCGATAGCCTCGGGAATACACGGAAGTATTCCATTTTTGAAGATGAAATTTTTTCCGGACCGGGCAGAGGAGAGCAGCGATCTATTAACTTCTCGCTCGGAAATGTATTTGAAACGAAAATCGTAAAACGTGACAGCACCGGAGAGGTCACCGAGAAGAATCTGCGCTTTATTGATAACCTATCACTAAGCACTTCCTATAACTTTGCGGCCGACAGCTTGAACCTGAGTCCGCTGAGTACATCCATTAGTTCGAATGCTATTTCGGGACTGAACCTGAGCGCGAACGCCAGTTTTTCATTTTATCAGACAGATTCTTTGGGTCACGAAATAGACCGCTACTACATTGAAGACGGTGACAAACTTGCTCAGCTTCAGTCATTCTCACTGAGTGCGAGTACCTCTTTTCGGGGAGGGAACGGGGTTGAAGTGTACACTCCGGAATATCGCCGCCGCTATGATCCTTATAACCAATCCATATTCAACCCTGTCGATTCCCGGTTCGGTTTGGAGCCGGTTCCGGATTTCAGGTCGCCATGGAGTGTATCCCTGAATTTCAGTTACAGCTGGAATTATCGCTTTAATCAAAGCCCACGGAAAAGGGCAACCATACGTGCAAGCAGCATTTCGTTCAACTTAACGCCGAAATGGAAATTCAACACCAATGTGGGATATGATTTTATTGCGAAGGAATTTACTCCGTCTCAGTTTTCTTTAACCCGAAACCTGGAGTGCTGGAACCTATCCTTTCAGATCAATCCGTTTGGAGAATTTCAATACTACTTCTTCCGGTTGAGTGTAAATAGTTCGCAGATACAGAGCCTGTTCCAGAAGCTTCCGGTACTCAAGAATTTGGAAAGAAGTTCAAGTCCTACGGGCGCAGGATATGGACGTTAA